The following are encoded together in the Vidua macroura isolate BioBank_ID:100142 chromosome 6, ASM2450914v1, whole genome shotgun sequence genome:
- the TMEM229B gene encoding transmembrane protein 229B isoform X1: protein MKDSYCRLTSQGALCHIVFPAGANTPGVWAGQGAPDAHLSTHRPAAAGSGSPGGAGPSLGAPPPRSGSVPRHGPGRARRTGPPACGPREAAAGRREDAGPAPRGGGGSARQCEVVRKELREGGGAGWLSGASMCRLKPHPYYGRLSLAHFTSRRPRGTHGHRKAVWLLC from the coding sequence ATGAAGGACTCGTACTGCAGGCTCACCAGCCAAGGCGCACTGTGCCACATCGTGTTCCCGGCCGGAGCCAACACTCCAGGCGtttgggcagggcagggggctcCCGACGctcacctgagcacacaccGGCCCGCAGCGGCAGGGTCCGGTTCCCCGGGGGGCGCAGGTCCCTCCCTTGGGGCTCCCCCGCCGCGTTCAGGCTCTGTGCCCCGCCATGGCCCCGGCAGGGCTCGCCGGACCGGCCCCCCCGCCTGCGGGCCGAGGGAAGCGGCTGCAGGCCGGCGGGAGGACGCGGGgccggcgccgcggggcgggggaggCAGTGCGAGGCAGTGCGAGGTAGTGCGGAAAGAGTTAAGGGAAGGTGGCGGGGCAGGCTGGCTGTCGGGAGCGAGCATGTGCAGATTGAAACCGCATCCATACTACGGGCGATTGTCACTGGCACACTTCACCTCCCGCCGGCCGCGGGGCACCCATGGACACCG